The genomic window ACCGACGGTCAGCTTGGAAGGAGAAGTAGAGTGGGACGAAGTGTAGGTCATCGCTGGACATAAGGGACAGCCAGAAGTAGTCAAAAAAAAGGTAGAACAGGACGATGCCGTCGTCTGAAATCAAAATCGGGACGAGGAACTCTGGCAAAAGAAAAACCTCCGATTTTCGGGATGATTCAACGCCAAGGAGAAGTAGTTCTCAAGATGCTTCCCAACGTAAAACCGACTACAATTGCACCATTGATTCAAGGCAGTATAGGAGCTGGGACTCTTATCTACACTGATGAATATAGCATCTACTCTCGTCTATCTAAATGGGGGTATGACCATAAAAGTG from Synechocystis sp. PCC 7509 includes these protein-coding regions:
- a CDS encoding transposase, with translation MKSKSGRGTLAKEKPPIFGMIQRQGEVVLKMLPNVKPTTIAPLIQGSIGAGTLIYTDEYSIYSRLSKWGYDHKSVCHGKGEYARSGRWRWILRSPCEYDGRLLVLTSVLVQTAPRHFSRKVTPVSGIL